TCGGTCTCATTGGGTACGAGATGGCGCTTCTGGTGGACCGGGCCGGTTCGGTCCTGACCCCCGATCTCCGTGCGGAGCTCCAAGGAAGCCTTCTCAACTAACAGACGGACGGTGCGTTTTGGCGTCCCGAGGCCGTAGGGTTTCGGGACGCGGTTTCCACGTGACGGGTGCCAGGCGCAGTCGGAGGAGGAGAGAGAGTGGCAACACCCCCAGGCGGTTCGAATTCGGGTAACTGGTCGTACGGCCCTGCCCAGGGCCACGGCGACGGTTCCCAGAACCCGAACCGTTACAACTTCCCCTCCGCGCCCAGCCAGCAGCGGCCGTACACGCCCCAGGGTCCGCAGGGCCCCGGGCCGTCGCCGTACGACCAGCCTTCGGCCCCGCGCATCCAGCCCGTGCAGCCGCATCGCCGCACCCCGGAGCCGGCGCCCGCCGGGGCTTCGAACAACCCGCTGGTGCGTCCGTACGCCATGACCGGTGGCCGGACCCGCCCGCGTTACCAGCTCGCCATCGAGGCGCTGGTGCACACCACTGCGCAGCCGCACCAGATGCAGGGCCAGCTGCCCGAGCATCAGCGGATCTGCAACCTCTGCCGAGAGATCAAGTCGGTCGCCGAGATCTCGGCACTGCTGACCATCCCTCTCGGCGTGGCCAGGATCCTCGTCGCCGACTTGGCGGAGGCGGGACTGGTCGCGATCCATCAGCCCGGCGGCGACGAGAACGCCGGCGGCCAGCCAGACGTGACACTGCTCGAAAGGGTGCTCAGTGGACTTCGCAAGCTCTAGCGGGGGTCCCTCCCGCTCCACCACTTCCGCGAAGATCGTGGTGGCGGGCGGCTTCGGCGTGGGCAAGACCACGTTCGTCGGGGCTGTTTCGGAGATCAATCCGCTGCGCACCGAGGCCGTCATGACGTCCGCGTCGGCGGGCATCGACGACCTCACCCACACCGGGGACAAGACGACCACGACGGTCGCCATGGACTTCGGCCGTATCACCCTGGACCAGGACCTGATCCTGTACCTGTTCGGCACGCCCGGCCAGGACCGCTTCTGGTTCATGTGGGACGACCTGGTGCGCGGTGCGATCGGCGCGATCGTGCTGGTCGACACCCGCCGTCTCGCCGACTGCTTCCCGGCGGTCGACTACTTCGAGAACAGCGGTCTGCCGTTCGTGATCGCTCTCAACGGCTTCGACGGCAACCAGCCGTACAACCCGGACGAGGTGCGCGAGGCGCTCCAGATCGGACCGGACACCCCGATCATCACGACGGACGCGCGGCACCGTGCGGACGCCAAGTCGGCGCTCATCACCCTGGTGGAGCACGCGCTGATGGCGCGCCTGCGGTAGGCCGAAGGAGTGACACGCGGGCGGCCCCTCCCGGCTCGGGAGGGGCCGCCCACCTGTTTCAGGGGTGGCCGTCCGCGGGCTCCGCCGCGGGGGCGGGACCCCGGACGGCGTCCGTCGGCCTCTCGGGCGGGCCACGCCCTCGACGCACGGACGACGAAGGGCCCCTCTGGTGCAGAGGGGCCCTTCTCGGTGTTGCTGCGGCCGGGCGCAGCGCCTAGTGCCAGCTGTGCGGGGCGCGGAAGCCGCCCTCGCGCTCCAGGCGGCGCCAGCCGGCCTTGTGGCGGCCTCGGTGGGTTTCGGTCGGGGACGACTGGGCGGCAGCGCGGGCCAGGAGCACCGCCGTGATGGCGGCGACTTCCTCGGGCTCGGCGTGGCCCTTCTCGACGCGGATGTCGGGAGCGTTCATGGGTGCAAGTCTCCGTGGATGAGGTTTCCGCAGGGGATCCAGTGGGTTACCCGTGGTGGATCTGCCGGGTTACTGCGGGGGGTTGCCGTGCTTGCGGGAGGGCAGGTCCGCGTGCTTCGACTGGAGCATGGCCAGCGACCTGATGAGGATCTCGCGGGTCTCGGCGGGGTCGATGACGTCGTCGACCAGGCCGCGTTCGGCCGCGTAGTAGGGGTGCATCAGCTCGGACTTGTACTCCTTGACCATGCGTGCCCGCATGGCCTCGGGGTCCTCGGCCTCTGCGATCTGGCGCCGGAAGATGACGTTGGCGGCACCTTCGGCGCCCATCACGGCGATCTCGTTCGTCGGCCAGGCGTAGGTGAGGTCGGCACCGATGGACTGGCTGTCCATGACGATGTACGCACCTCCGTAGGCCTTGCGCAGGATCAGCGAGATCCGCGGCACGGTCGCGTTGCAGTAGGCGTAGAGCAGCTTCGCGCCGTGCCGGATGATTCCGCCGTGCTCCTGGTCGACGCCCGGGAGGAACCCGGGGACGTCGAGGAAAGTGACGATCGGGATGTTAAAAGCGTCACACATCTGGACAAAGCGCGCAGCTTTTTCCGAAGCCTCGATGTCCAGGACGCCGGCGAGCGCCTGCGGCTGGTTGGCCACGATGCCCACGACCTGGCCGTCGAGCCGGGCCAGGGCGCAGATGATGTTGCGGGCCCAGCGCTCGTGGACCTCCAGGTACTCGCCGTCGTCGACGATCTCCTCGATCACCTTGGTCATGTCGTACGGACGGTTGCCGTCCGCCGGGACCAGGTCGAGCAGGACGTCGCCGCGACGGTCGGCCGGGTCGCCGGACTCGGTGCGCGGGGGGTTCTCACGGTTGTTCTGCGGGAGCATCGAGAGGAGGTAGCGCACCTCCGCGATGCAGGTCTCCTCGTCGTCGTAGGCGAAGTGACAGACGCCGGAGGTCTCGGCGTGCACATCGGCGCCGCCGAGGCCGTTCTGGGTGATCTCCTCGCCGGTGACGGCCTTGACCACGTCCGGCCCGGTGATGAACATCTGCGAGGTCTCGCGGACCATGAAGACGAAGTCGGTGAGGGCGGGGCTGTAGGCCGCGCCGCCCGCACAGGGGCCCAGCATGACCGAGATCTGCGGGATCACCCCGCTCGCCCGGGTGTTGCGCTGGAAGATGCCGCCGTAGCCGGCGAGGGCGGAGACGCCCTCCTGGATACGGGCGCCCGCGCCGTCGTTGAGCGACACCAGCGGGGCGCCGGCCGCGATGGCCATGTCCATGATCTTGTGGATCTTGGTGGCGTGGGCCTCGCCCAGCGCGCCGCCGAAGATCCGGAAGTCGTGCGCGTACACGAAGACCGTACGGCCCTCCACCGTGCCCCAGCCGGTGATCACACCGTCGGTGAACGGCTTCTTGGCCTCCAGGCCGAAGCCGGTCGCCCGGTGCCGGCGCAGCTGCTCGACCTCCTGGAAGGATCCCGGGTCGAGGAGCAGCTCGATCCGCTCCCGGGCGGTCAGCTTGCCCTTGGCGTGCTGCGCCTGGGTCGCCTTCTCGCTCGGGCCGGCCAGCGCCTGGGCACGGATCTGGTGCAGCTCGGCCACGCGGCCCCGCGCGTCCGTGGGCTCCGCAGGCTCCGTGGTCGGCTCGCCGGTCGTCTCTTCCAAAACGGTCATGTAGCGACCTTACGAAGCCCACCAAGGAAAGAGGGACGTCGACTCCGTACAGTCTCCGGCGCGTTTTCCTGGTAGCCCTGAACAGAACGGTTCGGGCATGCAGCCGTTCCGACTGCTCAGAGGCCCTGGGGCTTGTAGGGGTCGCACAAACGGCAGGGCTGAGACCCGGCTCACATTCCGGGCCGGCACATGCCCCACGGGGGTGAAACGGAGAGCCCGGACGGCGGCCCCGCCCCAGGATCACCCTGCGGCCCGGCGAGACAACCGAAGATGTTGAACATTGAACGGAATAGGTCTACTGTCATCCTCGTTGAAGATTAAACATCATCGATCTCCCGTCCCCAAGGAGCACACCATGAGCATCTTCGGCCGCAAGAGCACCGACGAGACCGCCACCGTCGCCGCCGACGCCCCCGTCAGCCCCGAGCTCGCCGCCCTGACCGGCGACTACACGATCGACCCCTCGCACTCGACGTTCGGCTTCGTCGCGCGCCACGCCATGGTCACCAACGTCAAGGGCAAG
This Streptomyces sp. NBC_00377 DNA region includes the following protein-coding sequences:
- a CDS encoding acyl-CoA carboxylase subunit epsilon translates to MNAPDIRVEKGHAEPEEVAAITAVLLARAAAQSSPTETHRGRHKAGWRRLEREGGFRAPHSWH
- a CDS encoding DUF742 domain-containing protein → MATPPGGSNSGNWSYGPAQGHGDGSQNPNRYNFPSAPSQQRPYTPQGPQGPGPSPYDQPSAPRIQPVQPHRRTPEPAPAGASNNPLVRPYAMTGGRTRPRYQLAIEALVHTTAQPHQMQGQLPEHQRICNLCREIKSVAEISALLTIPLGVARILVADLAEAGLVAIHQPGGDENAGGQPDVTLLERVLSGLRKL
- a CDS encoding acyl-CoA carboxylase subunit beta, with product MTVLEETTGEPTTEPAEPTDARGRVAELHQIRAQALAGPSEKATQAQHAKGKLTARERIELLLDPGSFQEVEQLRRHRATGFGLEAKKPFTDGVITGWGTVEGRTVFVYAHDFRIFGGALGEAHATKIHKIMDMAIAAGAPLVSLNDGAGARIQEGVSALAGYGGIFQRNTRASGVIPQISVMLGPCAGGAAYSPALTDFVFMVRETSQMFITGPDVVKAVTGEEITQNGLGGADVHAETSGVCHFAYDDEETCIAEVRYLLSMLPQNNRENPPRTESGDPADRRGDVLLDLVPADGNRPYDMTKVIEEIVDDGEYLEVHERWARNIICALARLDGQVVGIVANQPQALAGVLDIEASEKAARFVQMCDAFNIPIVTFLDVPGFLPGVDQEHGGIIRHGAKLLYAYCNATVPRISLILRKAYGGAYIVMDSQSIGADLTYAWPTNEIAVMGAEGAANVIFRRQIAEAEDPEAMRARMVKEYKSELMHPYYAAERGLVDDVIDPAETREILIRSLAMLQSKHADLPSRKHGNPPQ
- a CDS encoding GTP-binding protein; translation: MDFASSSGGPSRSTTSAKIVVAGGFGVGKTTFVGAVSEINPLRTEAVMTSASAGIDDLTHTGDKTTTTVAMDFGRITLDQDLILYLFGTPGQDRFWFMWDDLVRGAIGAIVLVDTRRLADCFPAVDYFENSGLPFVIALNGFDGNQPYNPDEVREALQIGPDTPIITTDARHRADAKSALITLVEHALMARLR